From a single Miscanthus floridulus cultivar M001 chromosome 8, ASM1932011v1, whole genome shotgun sequence genomic region:
- the LOC136474915 gene encoding cytoplasmic tRNA 2-thiolation protein 1 yields the protein MDGPAADGARPPPPRAGSRLCVRCGERKAALKRPKTLEQICRECFYIVFEDEIHQTIVENSLFKAGERVAIGASGGKDSTVLAYVLSELNRHHNYGLDLFLLSVDEGITGYRDDSLETVKRNEIQYGLPLKIVSYKDLYGWTMDDIVKAIGLKNNCTFCGVFRRQALDRGAALLKADKIVTGHNADDIAETVLLNILRGDIARLSRCTFITTGEDGPIPRCKPFKYTYEKEIVMYAYFKKLDYFSTECIYSPNAYRGFAREFIKDLERMRPRAILDIIKSGENFRISTTTRMPEQGTCERCGYISSQKLCKACVLLDGLNRGLPKLGIGRTKAGAGADSDGKQRIKRSERNASSLQGKHGNFDF from the exons ATGGACGGCCCCGCCGCTGACGGCGCGAGGCCGCCGCCGCCTAGGGCGGGGAGTCGCCTCTGCGTGAGGTGCGGCGAGAGGAAGGCCGCGCTGAAGCGGCCCAAAACCCTAGAACAG ATCTGTAGGGAATGCTTCTATATCGTCTTTGAGGACGAAATTCATCAAACTATTGTCGAGAATTCTTTGTTTAAAGCTGGTGAGCGGGTGGCAATCGGAGCTTCTGGTGGAAAAG ATTCAACCGTGCTTGCATATGTGTTATCGGAGTTAAACCGTCATCACAACTATGGTCTTGATCTGTTTCTTTTATCCGTCGATGAAGGAATCACAGGATATAGAGACGACTCACTAGAAACTGTTAAAAGGAATGAAATACAG TATGGCTTGCCACTGAAGATTGTTTCCTATAAAGATTTGTATGGCTGGACAATGGATGATATTGTGAAAGCAATTGGTCTAAAAAACAATTGTACTTTCTGTGGAGTTTTTCGACGTCAG GCATTAGATCGAGGTGCTGCTCTCCTGAAAGCTGATAAGATTGTAACTGGGCATAATGCAGATGACATTGCAGAAACTGTCTTGCTGAACATTCTGCGTGGTGATATTGCAAG GTTAAGTAGATGTACCTTTATAACTACTGGTGAAGATGGGCCAATACCAAGATGCAAGCCTTTCAAATACACCTATGAAAAGGAGATTGTCAT GTATGCATACTTCAAAAAGCTGGATTACTTTTCCACAGAAT GCATCTATTCACCAAATGCATACCGTGGTTTTGCTCGTGAATTTATTAAAGATTTAGAAAGAATGAG GCCTAGAGCTATACTAGACATCATAAAATCTGGCGAAAATTTCAGAATCTCCACAACAACAAGGATGCCCGAGCAAGGAACATGTGAACGATGTGGCTACATTTCTAGTCAG AAATTATGCAAAGCATGCGTCTTGCTGGATGGATTGAATCGAGGCTTGCCGAAACTAGGCATTGGAAGGACCAAAGCAGGTGCTGGAGCTGATAGTGATGGTAAGCAGCGCATCAAACGTTCAGAGAGGAATGCATCGAGTCTACAAGGGAAACATGGGAACTTCGATTTCTAG